CTGAAGGATATTTTTCTCCAAATTCTTGTTCGGCTACGTATTGGGTAAATGTGTTTAAACCTTCATCCATCCAAGTCCATTGTCGCTCGTCGCTATTTACAATCATAGGAAAAAAGTTATGCCCAACTTCGTGTACGATAACCCCCATCATACCATACTTAACACGATCACTATAAGTACCATCTTCATTTGGACGCCCATAATTCCAGCAAATCATTGGGTATTCCATCCCTTGATTTTTAGCATGTACCGAAATGGCTTTATGGTATGGATAATCGAAAGTCATTTTTGAATACGACTCTAAAGTACTGGCTACAACTCTAGTTGACCACTCTTCCCACAGCGGATTTCCTTCTTTTGGATACATGGAAACGGCCATGATATCTTTACCACCAATTTTAACAGCCATCATATCCCAAATAAATTTTCTGGATGTGGCGAAAGCGAAATCGCGTACGTTTTCGGCTTTTAGCTTCCACGTTTTAGTTTTATCTGAAAAGTTTTTTTCGGCAGCTTCGGCTTCGGCTTGTGTAACAATCAAAACAGGTTTATCGTATGTTTTCTTTGCTAATTCGTAACGATCCATCATCGTTTTAGAAAACACGTCTTTTCTATTGGTTAATTCTCCTGTCCCATCTAAAATATGATCTGCTGGCACAGTAATATTCACTTCATAATTACCAAATGGAAGTGCAAACTCGTCGCGTCCCCAAAATTGTGAATTTTGCCATCCTTCTACATCATTATACACTGCCATTCTTGGAAAAAATTGTGCTATTACATAAGCTCTGTTAGCATCTTTTTCAAAAAACTCGTACCCAGAACGTGCTCTATCGGTTAGATGATTATTCACATTGTACCACCATTTAATTGAAAATGACACCTTTTCTCCAGATTTTAATATTTTGGGCAATTCTACACGCATCATTGTTCTATTAACAGTGTATTGAAGATCATTGCCACTAGTATCTTTTACTTCTTGAATGTTAAAACCCCCATCAAAAGGATCCGTTAAGTAGTCCTTGACAAACTCTTCTGGTCTTTTTACCTGAGACACACTACTCTCTTCTATTAAAGGACTTTTAGAATCTTTAGCGCGTTTATTTTGATCTAACTGAACCCATAGATATTTTAAATCGTCTGGCGAATTATTAGAATATGTAATAACCTCAAAACCAGAAAGTTTTGTGTTTTTATCATCTAAAACAATATCCATTTTATAATCTGCTTGCTGTTGGTAGTATGCTGAACCTGGAGCTCCAGAAGCCGACCTATACATGTTTGGCGTAGCAAACTCGTCATACAACTGTCTAAATTTATTAGTATTGGTATGCCCTGGTTTGCGTTCTTGATTTTCTTGATTTTGAGAAAACAACGATGTCGATATAAAAAATATTGACAAAAAATAAAACTTGAATTCTATCATTATAAATTTTTATGTATTAAAAAAACAACAGCTTATTGCAATAATAATTATTTTATTGTTACAAAAAACCGAAAAACATAAAGAATAATAAAATAATTAACTTTTTTTAATTGAATTTTAACAAAGCACTCTTATTTTGAGGAATAAGAATAACACTTTTTTGCTGTGCATGAATTTTTGTTTTAATGATGTTTTGTTGTTCGCTATACAAATCGAATAGCACTTCATTACTAATTTCGAACGACTCAATTTTTTTAACACCCTCAATTTCTAAATAACATTTAACAATATCTACATCATATTCTTTACCTATAAAAGACAGATTCGCTTCTTTATTATTTATTTTTATTTTTATTTTTTCTTTTAAGTAACGCTCTATATATAAATCGGCAGTAGTGGGTTCATTTTTACCTGCCAAGGTTATGGTTTCGTCATAACGTTCTCTTAGTAATTTTTCAAAATCGTCAATAAATATTCTTGTTGTTACTTGAACCGATTGTTTATTTTGTAAATAATCTATTTGAGTTACACTTATATAATACTTATGAATAACAGTGAATGCAAAAAGAGGCAATACCAAGAGCATTAATAGCCATTTTATGTAAGTCATTTAAGTATTTATTTGCTAAAGTAATTATTTTTAAATAGTTGTTTCAAAAAGTATTCCGAAAAATTATTGTCCATTTGGTTTGAAATTACTCATATACTGTTTATACTTATGCCTCAAGAAGATTAATATTTTAAAATCGGTTTCATTTTTACAGTACTTAATAAAGTTTTCATCATCGGCACAGAAATAAAAAAAGTCCATTTTTAAATCGTCTTCCATAGGGTTTGATGCAAAAAAATCTTTGGCTAAACGTCCTTTTATACTTTGCATTAACTCTTCTTTCATTTCTATTTCTACTCTGTTTTTCAACATTTTTGTTCGTCCTGAAATAGCATTTATAATAGCCGTTGCCGATACAGAGCCTCCCACTCCTCCTAATGAGCCACCTGCTTTTGGATTAAAACTTGAAGCTTCACTTAAACGTCTTTCGCTTTGTGTTGCTGGCTTACCTGTGTAACCTGGAATACCAACATCATAAAAATTAATGGGTGCGTCACCTTTAACATTGGTAATATCTAAAAGTAAATTTCCTGTAAGCACTTTACCTACCAACACTTCGTCTAACTCGTTAATTTGCTCATCTAAAGTGATTCTCATCGCTTTAAACAGCAGCATATTTTTATCCACAACCACTATTTTTGGCTGATGCTGTATAGACGAAAAACTAAGTGTATCATTTAAACTTACCAAAATTTTGAATTCACCTTTACTATTCGTTATAGTAAAAACTAGTCCTGTTTTATTAATAACATGAATGTTTTCTGAATCAATCTCACTATCTACTTTTCCCGAAATCTCTACCGTTTGTGAAAGTATCGATTGGCAAAAGCAAATAAAAACAACAACAAGACTCTCCTTAATGATTGACATATTTTTGGTTTAGCGCAATAAAGAACGCATACAAACTCTTAAATAAAATGAAAAACGGATTTAAACTTTTGTTAAAACCCCCAATTGATTATTTTTAGCAAATAAACTAAATGAATGAAAAATTTAATTATTGCTAGCACTTCAACCATTCATGGAAGCGGATATTTAGAATATCTTTTAGAAGAACTAAGCGTTTTATTTAAAAACGTAAACACTATTATATTTATTCCCTATGCAAGACCGGGGGGAATATCATATAATGATTACACCCAAAAAGCAGGCGAAACTTTTGCGAAAATCAACAAAACCGTAAAAGGGATTCACGAATTTGACAACCCACAAGAAGCCATAAAAAATGCTCAAGCTATTTTTGTTGGGGGTGGCAACACTTTTGTGCTAACGAACCAACTTTATAAAAATAATCTAATTGAAACGTTGCAAACTGTAGTAAAAAATGGCACACCCTATTTAGGAACCAGTGCAGGAAGTAATATTTGTGGACTCACCATAAAAACTACTAACGATATGCCCATTGTATATCCGTCAAGTTTTAATGCTTTGGCGTTTGTACCTTTCAATATCAACCCGCATTATTTAGACCCCGATTTCAATAGCACTCATATGGGAGAAACCAGAGAAACCAGAATAAAAGAGTTTCATTATTACAACACGCCTCCAGTTATTGGTTTACGTGAAGGCAGTTGGTTGCAGGTGAAAGATAGTTCTATCATTTTAAAAGGAACTCTAACGGCTCGTGTTTTTGAATATAACAAAGCTCCTTACGAAATTAAAACGGGTACAGAGCTAAACCATTTAAAATAAAAAAAGCTCCATATTTCTATGAAGCTTTTCAGAGCGAGAGACCGGGTTCGAACCGGCGACATTCAGCTTGGAAGGCTGACGCTCTACCAACTGAGCTACTCTCGCATTTCTGGCGCAAATATATAAAAACAGTTTCTTAACTTTCAACAAAAATCACAACTTTTTTAAAAAATGATAACCTAAAATTTTAAAGTCTTCATTATAATAAAATTTGTGCGATGCATAGTTGTTAACGTAAGTATTCAATTCAACTGATTCATAACCTTTTAGAATAACATAATTATAAATCCATGTGAAAAAATCTTTCCCTAGACCTTTTCCTCTATAATTATCATCAATATATACATGGTCCACTTCTACACTTTTACCCGAATAATGCCTTGTACAAAACCATAAGCCGCAAACACCTATTAATGTGTCATTATCATAAATACCAGCACATTCATAATTTTGAGTCACCATTTCATTAAAACGTCCTTTTAAAACATTTACAGAAATCTTATAATCATTCAATTTTTCAACCAAAGGAATTATTGTATGTATCTCTTCCTTTTCAATAATTTTAAACATAAAAGACATCCCTTTTTTTATGTGAAGATAAATAATTTAAGAATGTTCAATTCATCAAAAAAATAATTTGTTTAAGTTTGAATATATTCTTCAATAAGCGAGATTTTGAATTACATAATAAAACACATATCTACAAGAGACACTTATTTAATTAGACATCCTGTTTTGCGAAGTGGAAAACCTATAGAATCTTGTGTTTTTGATGGTGATGATTTGAATACCACTTTTCACTTAGGCATTTATACCGAAAATAGATTGGTGGGGGTTTGTTCTTTTTTTAAAAACAAGAACCAATTACTTCCCGAAGCATTTCAATACCAATTAAGAGGCATGGCTATTTTAAACGAATATCAAAATATTGGTTTAGGTAAATTGATTTTAAACTATGGAGAGAACTTATTAAAAGAACAGAACATTCAAACCATTTGGTGCAATGCCAGAGAAAATGCTGAGAGTTTTTACAAAAAAATGGATTATAAAATTATTGGAGAATCTTTCAATATAAAAAATATAGGCTTGCATTATGTTATGCACAAAACTTTAAAATACAAAAACCCTGATATACAGGGTTTTTAAGATTGACTAACTCAGAATAATTTTATAAATTCTAATTATTTTTTTGATAATGCTTCTTCAATAATGGCATAAGCATCTGTAGCTCCGTGTAATTTCGCATAATCGGCAGCTGTTTTATTCTTATCAGATTTTGCTTTTAAATTAGCGCCTTTGTCTATTAAAAGTTTTAAAATTTCAGTTCGGTTGTACTTCGCAGCATACATAACTGGGGTCATACCATTAGATTTCTGATTCACATCTTCACCTAACGACAATAGTTTTTTTACCGTTTCTAAATCGCCTTTAACAATAGAAACACAAAATGAATTTACTTTAAAAACAGTTGCTACGTTTTGATTTTCAACGTTTAGATTGGTTGTTTTTGCATATACACTTCCTAAAGAGAAACATAATGCGATTGCAGAGAAAATGATTGTTTTTTTCATGATGAAAGATTTTAATTTGATTAATGATTCGTTTTATGATATACTAAAGAGACGACCAAAAATGTATTCTGTTACACGAAAAATGATTTATAAAAGATTTTAACGTTTCATTCACATATTTTTAACAGATTCAATATTTATTAAGTTTCTTTTAAAAATCAATATTCACAATAGTTTTTCGCATAGTTTTTAATCTTATTCTGTCAAACTTCAGTATCTTTGGATGCTATTTAAATTTTTAAACAAATGAACAAAAAAGTCATCTTAATGATACTTGATGGTTGGGGAAATTCTCCAGATCCAAAAGTTTCAGCTATCGATCATGCTAATATTCCTTTTATAAATTCTTTATATAAAAAATACCCTTTTGCAACATTAAGAACCGATGGTTTACACGTTGGTTTACCTGAAGGACAGATGGGAAACAGCGAGGTTGGTCACATGAATTTGGGCGCAGGTAGAATTGTGTATCAAGATTTGGTTAAAGTTAATTTAGCTGTTAAAAACAAAACTTTAAACACCGAAAAAGTTTTGGTTGATGCTTTTAACTATGCCAAAACAAACAATAAAGACGTTCATTTTTTAGGTTTGTTAAGTGATGGTGGTGTACACTCCCACATCAATCATCTATTTGGATTAATTGATGCTGCTAATGATTTTGGTCTTAAAAACACCTATATACATGCCTTTACAGATGGTCGTGATGTTGATCCAAAATCTGGATTTGGTTTCTTAACCGCCTTAGAAAATCATTTAGAAAACACAAATAGCAAATTAGCAACCGTGACTGGACGTTATTATGCTATGGATAGGGATAATCGTTGGGAACGTGTTAAGCTAGCTTATGATGGGCTAGTAAATAGTGTTGGAGAGAAATCGACTAACGTCACAAAAACAGTCCAAAATAATTATGAAAATGATGTTACCGATGAATTTATCAAACCTATTATTATGGTTGATAAAGCAGGTGAACCCGTTGCCAAAATTAAAGATGGTGATGTTGTTATCTTTTTTAATTTTAGAACAGATCGTGGACGTGAATTAACCGAAGCTTTATCGCAAACCGATTTTCACGAACAAAACATGCATAAATTAAATTTATATTATGTAACGTTTACAAACTACGATGACACCTATAAAAACGTAAATGTTATTTTTAATAAAGACAATTTAACTGAAACCTTAGGAGAAGTTTTAGAAAAGCACAATAAAAAACAAATTCGAATAGCAGAAACCGAAAAGTACCCACACGTGACCTTCTTTTTCTCTGGTGGACGTGAAGAACCTTTTAAAGGTGAAACCCGTATTTTACGAAACTCGCCAAAAGTAGCTACTTACGATTTAAAACCAGAAATGAGTGCTTACGAGTTACGAGATGCCTTAATACCCGAATTACAAAAAGGTGAAGTAGACTTTGTGTGTTTAAACTTTGCAAATGGCGATATGGTTGGACATACTGGTGTTATGGAAGCTGCTATTAAAGCTTGCGAAACTGTAGATGTATGTGTAAAAGACGTAGTAACTGCTGCGCTCGAAAACGGATATACTACGCTACTTATAGCAGACCACGGTAATTGTGAAACCATGATTAACCCTGATGGATCACCAAATACAGCACATACCACAAACCCTGTTCCTATAATTTTAATTGATAATGATTTAAAATCTATTAAAGATGGGGTATTAGGGGATGTCGCTCCAACTATTTTAAAATTAATAGGAATTGAACAACCAAAAACCATGACACGACACACGTTGGTATAAGTATACAGAAAGTAAATTATTGTACTTTTTCCCAAACCTCAAGTCTATATTTTAAATGAAATTCACCGAACACTTAATTATTGCAGTCGATTTTGATGGTACTATTGTTGAAGATGCCTATCCTCAAATAGGAAAACCAATGATGTTTGCCTTCGAAACGTTAAAAAAACTTCAAGAAAAAGGACATCGTCTTATTTTATGGACTTACAGAAGTGGCATAAAATTAGACGAAGCAGTTCGTTTTTGCGAAGAAAACGGCATCCACTTTTATGCAGTAAACAAAAGTTTTCCTGAAGAAACCTTTAGCAATGAATTAAGTAGAAAAATTCATGCCGATTTATTTATAGATGACAGAAATATTGGTGGACTTTTAGGTTGGGGTGAGATTTACCAAATGCTTACCAATACCACGCCTCCACAAATAGAAAAAAAGAAAGGCTTTTTCAATCTCTTTAAATAAATTATAAAAAGCCCTTCCACGTAACCAAAAAGCAAATACTTACATTTTAAGTAACTTTGCCATTATTTTTTAAGTATGATTATAGTAAAAACAAAAGAAGAAATAGAATTAATGCGCGAAAGTGCCTTAATAGTATCGAAAACTTTAGGTGAAGTTGCAAAAGCCATTAAACCTGGTGTTACTACTTTACAACTTGATAAAATTGCCGAAACTTGTATTAGAGACCATGGGGCTATTCCTGGATTTTTAGGGCTATATGATTTTCCTAATACATTGTGCATGAGTCCAAACACACAAGTGGTACACGGTATTCCAAATAACACCCCTTTGGTAGAGGGTGATATTATTTCTATTGACTGTGGCGCTTTGAAAAATGGTTTTTATGGTGATCATGCCTATACATTTGCTATTGGAGAAATTGCTTCAGAAACAGAAAAACTACTTCAAGTTACTAAAGAATCTTTGTACGTGGGTATTCGTGAATTTAAAGCAAACAATCGTGTAGGTGATGTTGGCTATGCCATACAAAAATACTGTGAAGATCACGGTTATGGTGTTGTAAGGGAACTGGTTGGCCATGGTTTAGGTAAAAAAATGCACGAAGATCCTGAAATGCCAAATTATGGTAAACGTGGACGAGGGAAGAAGTTTATAGAAGGCATGGTAGTCGCCATCGAACCTATGATAAATATGGGAACACACCGCATTAAACAGCATAACGATGGTTGGACCATTACCACTTTAGACAATAAACCAAGTGCGCATTTCGAGCATGATGTTGCTATTGTTGATGGAAAACCAGAATTACTTTCAACCTTTGCCTATATATATGAAGCACTGGGAATAACCTCGAACGAAGAAGATGAATTCAGACAAAAAACTTTGGTTTTATAGTTTTCCATGAAACAAATCTCATTTATTGAAAAAGAACTTGAACCTTTAAGAGTTCAGCTTAACAATCATAAATTATATAGTGCTTTAAAATCTTTAGACGATATTAAAACTTTTATGGAACAGCATGTTTTTGCTGTTTGGGATTTTATGTCGCTTTTAAAAGCGCTTCAAAACCATTTAACGACTATAACTTTACCTTGGGTACCAGTAGCAAATCCATCAACCGCACGATTTATTAATGAAATTGTATTAGGTGAAGAAAGTGATGTGAATGAATTAAGTGAACCAAAAAGCCATTACGAAATGTATTTAGATGCCATGCAGCAAATAGATGCAAATACGAAACAAATAAGACACTTTGTTAACTACATTAAAGATGGTGTGACGATAAGAGATGCTGCTTTAAAAGTTAAATTACATTCAGAAACATTGATATTTATTCAATTTACTTTTGATATTATTAAAACGAATAAACCTCATCTTATTGCTTCGGCATTTACCTTTGGGCGAGAAGATGTTATCCCAGACATATTTTTTCAAATTATCAATCAATCAAAAGTAAGGGATAATTCCTATAGTAAATTGACCTATTATTTAAATAGGCATATTGAATTAGATGGTGATGAACATGGCCCACTTTCCTTAAAAATGATGGAAGAATTATGTGGTAATGATGACACCAAATGGCAAGAAACATTACAAATTGCGAGAGAGGCCTTATCACACCGCATAGCACTTTGGGATAGCATTGCCAGTTTAATTGATACACCTACAAAAATTGAAGACTAGAAACATTTGAAAAAACTTTTTAAAATAATTCTGAACACTATACCTAGACCCTTACTTATTAGGTTTAGCTATGTTATTCGTCCTGTTTTAGCTTTCATTTTAAAAGGAAACAACTTTACAGATCCTATTGATAGTAAAAGTTTCAAAAGCTTTTTACCATACGGCTATGGAACACAGCGAAACAATGTGCTTTCACCATCTACCTTAAGTTTAGAACGCCATCGGTTACTTTGGCTATATTTAAAAAACGAAACAAACTTTTTTTCAGCAGAAAAAAAAGTACTTCATTTCGCTCCAGAACAATGCTATTTAAAACGTTTTAGAAATCTGAAAAATTTAGATTACACAACAACCGATTTACTTTCTCCTATTGCCGATGTTAAAGCA
The genomic region above belongs to Mariniflexile litorale and contains:
- the gpmI gene encoding 2,3-bisphosphoglycerate-independent phosphoglycerate mutase, producing MNKKVILMILDGWGNSPDPKVSAIDHANIPFINSLYKKYPFATLRTDGLHVGLPEGQMGNSEVGHMNLGAGRIVYQDLVKVNLAVKNKTLNTEKVLVDAFNYAKTNNKDVHFLGLLSDGGVHSHINHLFGLIDAANDFGLKNTYIHAFTDGRDVDPKSGFGFLTALENHLENTNSKLATVTGRYYAMDRDNRWERVKLAYDGLVNSVGEKSTNVTKTVQNNYENDVTDEFIKPIIMVDKAGEPVAKIKDGDVVIFFNFRTDRGRELTEALSQTDFHEQNMHKLNLYYVTFTNYDDTYKNVNVIFNKDNLTETLGEVLEKHNKKQIRIAETEKYPHVTFFFSGGREEPFKGETRILRNSPKVATYDLKPEMSAYELRDALIPELQKGEVDFVCLNFANGDMVGHTGVMEAAIKACETVDVCVKDVVTAALENGYTTLLIADHGNCETMINPDGSPNTAHTTNPVPIILIDNDLKSIKDGVLGDVAPTILKLIGIEQPKTMTRHTLV
- a CDS encoding DUF3050 domain-containing protein is translated as MKQISFIEKELEPLRVQLNNHKLYSALKSLDDIKTFMEQHVFAVWDFMSLLKALQNHLTTITLPWVPVANPSTARFINEIVLGEESDVNELSEPKSHYEMYLDAMQQIDANTKQIRHFVNYIKDGVTIRDAALKVKLHSETLIFIQFTFDIIKTNKPHLIASAFTFGREDVIPDIFFQIINQSKVRDNSYSKLTYYLNRHIELDGDEHGPLSLKMMEELCGNDDTKWQETLQIAREALSHRIALWDSIASLIDTPTKIED
- a CDS encoding ankyrin repeat domain-containing protein, translating into MKKTIIFSAIALCFSLGSVYAKTTNLNVENQNVATVFKVNSFCVSIVKGDLETVKKLLSLGEDVNQKSNGMTPVMYAAKYNRTEILKLLIDKGANLKAKSDKNKTAADYAKLHGATDAYAIIEEALSKK
- a CDS encoding DUF6702 family protein, coding for MTYIKWLLMLLVLPLFAFTVIHKYYISVTQIDYLQNKQSVQVTTRIFIDDFEKLLRERYDETITLAGKNEPTTADLYIERYLKEKIKIKINNKEANLSFIGKEYDVDIVKCYLEIEGVKKIESFEISNEVLFDLYSEQQNIIKTKIHAQQKSVILIPQNKSALLKFN
- a CDS encoding GNAT family N-acetyltransferase → MFKIIEKEEIHTIIPLVEKLNDYKISVNVLKGRFNEMVTQNYECAGIYDNDTLIGVCGLWFCTRHYSGKSVEVDHVYIDDNYRGKGLGKDFFTWIYNYVILKGYESVELNTYVNNYASHKFYYNEDFKILGYHFLKKL
- a CDS encoding M1 family metallopeptidase, producing MIEFKFYFLSIFFISTSLFSQNQENQERKPGHTNTNKFRQLYDEFATPNMYRSASGAPGSAYYQQQADYKMDIVLDDKNTKLSGFEVITYSNNSPDDLKYLWVQLDQNKRAKDSKSPLIEESSVSQVKRPEEFVKDYLTDPFDGGFNIQEVKDTSGNDLQYTVNRTMMRVELPKILKSGEKVSFSIKWWYNVNNHLTDRARSGYEFFEKDANRAYVIAQFFPRMAVYNDVEGWQNSQFWGRDEFALPFGNYEVNITVPADHILDGTGELTNRKDVFSKTMMDRYELAKKTYDKPVLIVTQAEAEAAEKNFSDKTKTWKLKAENVRDFAFATSRKFIWDMMAVKIGGKDIMAVSMYPKEGNPLWEEWSTRVVASTLESYSKMTFDYPYHKAISVHAKNQGMEYPMICWNYGRPNEDGTYSDRVKYGMMGVIVHEVGHNFFPMIVNSDERQWTWMDEGLNTFTQYVAEQEFGEKYPSALSPEDKTFPSDRGPARMIVPYMGGNQDFIAPIMSKGLNVYQFGNNAYGKPATALNILRETIMGHELFDYAFKEYARRWMFKHPTPEDFFRTMEDASAIDLDWFWRGWFYTTDWVDIGIKEVKKYYVSSEPNQYIKDYLEKNNRKIKDIVPLVYMVEEGSEDFKENMKTGSLLDNSKPLKEYLMDNFTEAERKNIKKPKYFYNITFNKPGGLVMPIIVKYSYADGTSTMETYPAEIWRLNDHEVTKAIASEKEITAIEIDPNLETADIDTSNNSWPKTDVTTDFDKFKEKVKNK
- a CDS encoding GNAT family N-acetyltransferase, encoding MNYIIKHISTRDTYLIRHPVLRSGKPIESCVFDGDDLNTTFHLGIYTENRLVGVCSFFKNKNQLLPEAFQYQLRGMAILNEYQNIGLGKLILNYGENLLKEQNIQTIWCNARENAESFYKKMDYKIIGESFNIKNIGLHYVMHKTLKYKNPDIQGF
- a CDS encoding BT0820 family HAD-type phosphatase produces the protein MKFTEHLIIAVDFDGTIVEDAYPQIGKPMMFAFETLKKLQEKGHRLILWTYRSGIKLDEAVRFCEENGIHFYAVNKSFPEETFSNELSRKIHADLFIDDRNIGGLLGWGEIYQMLTNTTPPQIEKKKGFFNLFK
- the map gene encoding type I methionyl aminopeptidase, with the translated sequence MIIVKTKEEIELMRESALIVSKTLGEVAKAIKPGVTTLQLDKIAETCIRDHGAIPGFLGLYDFPNTLCMSPNTQVVHGIPNNTPLVEGDIISIDCGALKNGFYGDHAYTFAIGEIASETEKLLQVTKESLYVGIREFKANNRVGDVGYAIQKYCEDHGYGVVRELVGHGLGKKMHEDPEMPNYGKRGRGKKFIEGMVVAIEPMINMGTHRIKQHNDGWTITTLDNKPSAHFEHDVAIVDGKPELLSTFAYIYEALGITSNEEDEFRQKTLVL
- the pepE gene encoding dipeptidase PepE, producing MKNLIIASTSTIHGSGYLEYLLEELSVLFKNVNTIIFIPYARPGGISYNDYTQKAGETFAKINKTVKGIHEFDNPQEAIKNAQAIFVGGGNTFVLTNQLYKNNLIETLQTVVKNGTPYLGTSAGSNICGLTIKTTNDMPIVYPSSFNALAFVPFNINPHYLDPDFNSTHMGETRETRIKEFHYYNTPPVIGLREGSWLQVKDSSIILKGTLTARVFEYNKAPYEIKTGTELNHLK
- a CDS encoding class I SAM-dependent methyltransferase, translating into MKKLFKIILNTIPRPLLIRFSYVIRPVLAFILKGNNFTDPIDSKSFKSFLPYGYGTQRNNVLSPSTLSLERHRLLWLYLKNETNFFSAEKKVLHFAPEQCYLKRFRNLKNLDYTTTDLLSPIADVKADICNLPFNDNTYDVILCNHVLEHIPNDTKAMQELFRVMKVGGMGIFQIPQDLSREKTFEDNSITDKKERAKIFGQYDHVRVYGRDYFDKLRSIGFKVEEVNYTSKLSEADIVKYCLAKGEIIPIVYK